One Solanum pennellii chromosome 10, SPENNV200 genomic region harbors:
- the LOC107031895 gene encoding patatin-like protein 3 — protein MATNSVNTISMLDSNMEVDKLTNEIFSILENKFLFGYDDPKKSVTGKEENLSAQFAGNKNVGAGKVRILSIDAGGSTDGVLAAKSLTHLESTLRRKSGKSDAHIADFFDVVAGSGTGGVLAGLLFTRGADGVPMFTTDEALKFIVENGEKISRSSKTGFFRQVSRPAKVFKKVFGDLTLKDTVKAVLVPCYDLKTGAPFVFSRADAWEMDGCDFAMSDVCGATMADRAVDLKSIDGRSKITAVGGGIAMTNPTAAAITHVLNNKQEFPFANGVEDLLVVSLGNGDSDSGTGNVMSSPAAFVKIAGDGTADMVDQAVSMAFGQTRNNNYVRIQGNGIVGKKYQLIKDENMKKCEKMKKMVVIAEEMLGQKNVECVLFQGKKLVENSNLDKLKTIASELIKEQERRKTSILPPVVLKHSSPSPRTSSATTLSSDSSC, from the exons ATGGCAACTAATTCAGTTAATACAATCTCAATGCTTGATTCCAACATGGAAGTTGATAAGCTCACAAATGAAATTTTCTCAATTCTTGAAAACAAATTCCTGTTTGGTTACGATGACCCAAAAAAATCAGTCAccggaaaagaagaaaatttgtcAGCTCAGTTCGCCGGAAACAAAAATGTCGGCGCCGGAAAAGTCAGAATTTTGTCAATTGATGCTGGTGGGTCTACTGATGGTGTCCTTGCAGCAAAATCTTTAACCCATTTGGAATCAACCCTTCGCCGGAAATCTGGAAAATCCGATGCTCATATTGCTGATTTCTTCGATGTCGTCGCCGGCTCCGGCACCGGCGGTGTTCTCGCCGGTCTTCTTTTCACACGTGGGGCTGATGGGGTTCCTATGTTTACAACTGACGAAGCTCTGAAATTCATCGTCGAAAACGGTGAAAAAATTTCCCGGAGTTCCAAGACTGGATTTTTCCGGCAGGTTTCCCGGCCGGCGAAGGTGTTTAAGAAAGTGTTCGGAGATTTAACGTTAAAAGATACGGTGAAAGCGGTTTTAGTCCCCTGCTACGACCTCAAAACAGGTGCACCGTTTGTTTTTTCCCGCGCTGATGCGTGGGAAATGGACGGCTGCGATTTCGCCATGTCGGATGTATGTGGGGCCACGATGGCTGATCGTGCGGTTGATTTGAAGTCGATTGATGGTCGTTCGAAGATCACAGCCGTTGGTGGTGGAATAGCAATGACTAATCCAACGGCTGCCGCGATTACACATGTCCTTAATAACAAACAGGAGTTTCCATTTGCTAATGGAGTTGAAGATTTATTGGTTGTTTCATTGGGTAATGGAGATTCAGATTCCGGCACCGGAAATGTCATGTCATCACCGGCGGCGTTTGTTAAGATTGCCGGAGATGGAACCGCCGATATG GTAGATCAAGCTGTATCAATGGCATTTGGACAAACAAGGAACAATAACTACGTAAGAATTCAAGGAAATGGTATTGTTGGGAAAAAATACCAAttaattaaagatgaaaatatgaaaaaatgtgaaaaaatgaagaaaatggtGGTAATTGCTGAGGAAATGTTAGGgcaaaaaaatgttgaatgtgtatTATTTCAAGGAAAGAAATTGgttgaaaattcaaatttggaCAAATTGAAGACGATCGCAAGTGAATTGATCAAAGaacaagaaaggagaaaaactAGCAT